Proteins from a single region of Meriones unguiculatus strain TT.TT164.6M chromosome 21, Bangor_MerUng_6.1, whole genome shotgun sequence:
- the LOC110544163 gene encoding actin-related protein 2/3 complex subunit 5-like, whose amino-acid sequence MSKNMVSLSYLRKVDLDKYHENKFVDKEGYGNGQARPDEGELDSCLWHGNITALQAALKHPPINTKSKAVKDQVGSIVLKVLISLKANDTEKAVQSLDKNDMDLLMKYIYKGFESPTGNRSAVTTRHLLLAGSNVHVLTARKTVWSS is encoded by the coding sequence ATGTCTAAGAACATGGTGTCATTGTCCTACTTGCGGAAGGTAGACTTAGATAAATATCATGAGAACAAGTTTGTGGACAAGGAGGGCTATGGCAATGGCCAGGCCAGGCCTGATGAGGGTGAGTTGGACTCATGCCTGTGGCATGGAAACATAACTGCCCTCCAGGCTGCTCTGAAACACCCTCCTATCAACACAAAGAGTAAGGCAGTGAAGGACCAGGTAGGCAGCATTGTCTTGAAGGTGCTCATCTCTTTAAAAGCTAATGATACTGAAAAAGCTGTTCAGTCTCTGGATAAGAATGATATGGACCTCTTAATGAAGTATATTTACAAAGGCTTTGAGAGCCCCACTGGCAACAGAAGCGCTGTTACTACAAGGCATTTGCTGTTGGCTGGGTCCAACGTTCATGTTTTGACTGCAAGAAAAACTGTGTGGTCCAGCTGA